A window of the Deltaproteobacteria bacterium genome harbors these coding sequences:
- the glnA gene encoding type I glutamate--ammonia ligase, whose amino-acid sequence MTAKQVLEFAKKNGAEIVDLRFCDLPGLWQHFSISTNEFDTDLFENGIGFDGSSIRGFQTIDESDMLLFPDPDTAFMDPFTALPTLNLVCNIKDPLTGQPYSRDPRYVAQKAEAYLKSTGIADTSYWGPEIEFYILDNVRFDQSYNYGFYYIDSEEGYWNSGDGDKPNLGYKPRYKQGYFPVPPMDSLQDIRSEMVKTLESCGIVCEVHHHEVGTAGQSEIDMRFGPLTAMADQVLKYKYIVKNVGLRNGKTVTMMPKPIFQDNGSGMHTHQSLWKNKKNVFYDAKNYALLSDTARYYIGGLLKHAAALCAFIAPTTNSYRRLVPGYEAPINLMYSQRNRSAAVRIPTYSTSEKARRLEFRSPDPSCNPYYAFPAMLMAGLDGVANKIEPPKPLDKNLYDLAPEEAAQVESLPGSLDESLDALEKDHAFLLKGDVFTRDVVETWIDYKRTNEVDPMRLRPHPYEFALYYDI is encoded by the coding sequence ATGACAGCGAAACAAGTGCTCGAGTTTGCAAAGAAGAACGGCGCGGAGATCGTCGATCTGCGCTTCTGCGACCTGCCCGGATTGTGGCAGCACTTCTCGATCTCCACCAACGAGTTCGACACCGATCTGTTCGAGAACGGCATCGGCTTCGACGGCTCCAGCATCCGCGGGTTCCAGACCATCGACGAATCCGACATGTTGCTGTTCCCGGATCCGGACACCGCCTTCATGGACCCGTTCACGGCGCTGCCCACCCTGAACCTGGTGTGCAACATCAAGGACCCGCTCACCGGCCAGCCCTACAGCCGCGACCCGCGCTACGTCGCGCAGAAGGCCGAGGCGTACCTCAAGTCCACCGGCATCGCCGACACGAGCTACTGGGGGCCGGAGATCGAGTTCTACATCCTCGACAACGTCCGCTTCGACCAGAGCTACAACTACGGCTTCTACTACATCGACTCCGAGGAAGGGTACTGGAACTCGGGCGACGGCGACAAGCCGAACCTGGGGTACAAGCCGCGCTACAAGCAAGGGTACTTCCCGGTGCCGCCCATGGACAGCCTGCAGGACATCCGCTCCGAGATGGTCAAGACGCTGGAGTCCTGCGGCATCGTGTGCGAGGTCCATCACCACGAGGTGGGAACCGCCGGACAGTCCGAGATCGACATGCGTTTCGGCCCGCTGACCGCCATGGCGGACCAGGTGCTGAAGTACAAGTACATCGTCAAGAACGTCGGCCTGCGCAACGGCAAGACCGTGACCATGATGCCGAAGCCCATCTTCCAGGACAACGGCTCGGGCATGCATACCCACCAGAGCCTGTGGAAGAACAAGAAGAACGTTTTCTACGACGCCAAGAACTACGCGCTGCTGAGCGACACCGCGCGCTACTACATCGGCGGGCTGCTGAAGCACGCCGCCGCCCTGTGCGCCTTCATCGCCCCCACCACCAACTCCTACCGGCGGCTGGTGCCGGGCTACGAGGCGCCCATCAATCTCATGTACTCGCAGCGCAACCGCAGCGCGGCCGTGCGCATCCCGACCTACTCCACCAGCGAGAAGGCCCGGCGCCTGGAGTTCCGCAGCCCGGACCCGAGCTGCAACCCCTACTACGCCTTCCCGGCCATGCTGATGGCCGGGCTCGACGGCGTCGCCAACAAGATCGAGCCGCCCAAGCCGCTGGACAAGAACCTGTACGACCTGGCACCGGAGGAGGCCGCCCAGGTCGAGTCCCTGCCCGGCAGCCTGGACGAGTCGCTGGACGCCCTGGAGAAGGACCATGCCTTCCTGTTGAAGGGCGACGTCTTCACCCGGGACGTGGTCGAGACGTGGATCGACTACAAGCGTACGAACGAGGTGGATCCCATGCGGCTCCGGCCGCACCCCTACGAGTTCGCCCTGTACTACGACATCTAG
- a CDS encoding cation:proton antiporter: MLHVLTSLVAVLAVTVATVSVFHKLRLPAVIGYLAVGVVMGPHGLGVIGHGEALELLAEIGIVLLLFSIGLEFSFERFLAVKGPIITGGLLQVGLTALAVTAVGVHLGYPVRISLFFGMLASLSSTAIVLKILSDRDELSALHGRLAIGTLLLQDIIAVPMMLSVPVLGETDTVSYQVVALTLGKAILAVFLIFTASRFVVPWFMHQVARLRNQEVFVLFVLLICLGTAWAAFQTGISLALGAFIAGLLISDSEYSHQVIADIHPLRDTFAGIFFISIGMQVDVHFVSEELAVIAGALLLLVFIKGGLITAIFAVLQRSFRLGLMLGLALAQVGEFSLILARMGGAFELLSPAQEQMFLAVAILSMLATPLLILGGSRLGMALHGGAGGSEEPPEGAMAGHVIIVGYGLNGRNLARVLREVDIPHRILELDPRMARRAGAAGESIEFGDATRPAVLSGMGVERARVLVVAISDPVATSRIVAHARRLHPNLYIIVRTRYVVEIPHLTRLGANEVIPEEFETSVEIFARVLQEYHVPRNVITLQVEMVRREGYGMLRGLRLEDKSLARFNQFLTGATADTFLVQEEAPGASMTIGELKQHFQGRTSVLALVRDGVSVESPSMDYRLRPGDILVLLGSHADLDHAVQLLTAPREDESLEP; the protein is encoded by the coding sequence ATGCTCCACGTTCTCACCAGCCTGGTGGCCGTCCTGGCCGTTACGGTGGCCACGGTCTCCGTGTTCCACAAACTGAGGCTTCCCGCGGTCATCGGCTATCTTGCGGTGGGCGTGGTCATGGGCCCCCACGGCCTCGGCGTCATCGGCCACGGGGAGGCGCTCGAGCTTCTGGCCGAGATCGGCATCGTGCTGCTGCTCTTCTCCATCGGCCTGGAATTCTCCTTCGAGCGGTTTCTCGCCGTCAAGGGGCCGATCATCACGGGCGGCCTGCTGCAGGTGGGCCTCACGGCCCTGGCCGTGACCGCGGTGGGCGTGCATCTGGGCTATCCCGTGCGCATCAGCCTCTTCTTCGGCATGCTGGCGTCCCTGAGCAGCACCGCCATCGTGCTCAAGATCCTGAGCGACCGCGACGAGTTGTCGGCCCTTCACGGCCGGCTCGCCATCGGCACCCTCCTGCTCCAGGACATCATCGCCGTGCCCATGATGCTGTCGGTGCCGGTGCTGGGCGAGACCGACACGGTTTCCTACCAGGTGGTGGCCCTCACCCTGGGAAAGGCGATCCTGGCCGTGTTCCTGATCTTCACGGCGTCGCGCTTCGTGGTGCCGTGGTTCATGCACCAGGTGGCGCGCTTGCGGAACCAGGAGGTCTTTGTCCTGTTCGTGCTGCTCATCTGCCTCGGCACCGCGTGGGCGGCGTTCCAGACCGGCATTTCCCTGGCCTTGGGGGCGTTCATCGCCGGTCTCCTGATCTCCGATTCGGAATACAGTCACCAGGTGATCGCAGACATCCACCCGCTGCGTGACACCTTCGCCGGCATTTTCTTCATCTCCATCGGCATGCAGGTGGATGTCCACTTCGTGAGCGAGGAACTCGCCGTGATCGCCGGCGCGTTGCTGCTGCTGGTCTTCATCAAGGGCGGCCTCATCACCGCCATCTTCGCGGTCCTGCAGCGCTCGTTCCGGCTCGGCCTGATGTTGGGTCTGGCGCTGGCCCAGGTGGGCGAGTTCTCGCTCATCCTGGCGCGCATGGGCGGCGCGTTCGAGCTCCTCTCGCCGGCCCAGGAGCAGATGTTCCTGGCCGTCGCGATCCTCAGCATGCTGGCGACCCCGCTGCTGATCCTTGGGGGGAGCCGCTTGGGCATGGCGCTGCACGGCGGCGCCGGGGGATCCGAGGAGCCGCCCGAAGGCGCCATGGCGGGGCACGTCATCATCGTGGGCTACGGACTCAACGGCCGGAATCTGGCGCGGGTGTTGCGCGAGGTGGACATCCCCCACAGGATCCTGGAGCTCGATCCCCGGATGGCGCGCCGGGCAGGGGCCGCGGGCGAAAGCATCGAGTTCGGCGACGCCACGCGTCCGGCGGTGCTGAGCGGCATGGGCGTGGAGCGGGCGCGCGTGCTGGTGGTGGCCATCAGCGACCCGGTGGCGACGTCGCGCATCGTCGCCCACGCGCGGCGGTTGCATCCCAACCTCTACATCATCGTACGGACACGCTACGTGGTCGAGATCCCGCACCTTACGCGCCTGGGCGCCAACGAGGTCATCCCGGAGGAGTTCGAGACCTCGGTGGAGATATTCGCCCGGGTCCTCCAGGAGTACCATGTGCCGCGCAACGTCATCACCCTCCAGGTGGAGATGGTGCGCCGGGAGGGGTACGGCATGTTGCGGGGACTGCGCCTGGAGGACAAGAGTCTGGCCCGGTTCAACCAGTTCCTCACCGGAGCCACCGCCGACACGTTCCTGGTGCAGGAGGAGGCGCCGGGCGCGTCCATGACCATCGGGGAGTTGAAGCAACACTTCCAGGGGCGCACCAGCGTCCTGGCGCTGGTGCGGGACGGCGTCTCCGTGGAGAGCCCTTCCATGGACTACCGTCTGCGCCCCGGCGACATCCTGGTGCTGCTGGGGAGCCATGCGGACCTCGACCACGCCGTGCAACTGCTGACGGCGCCGCGGGAGGACGAGTCGCTGGAACCGTAA
- a CDS encoding ROK family protein, with protein sequence MSEADRVMGIDIGGTGVKAALVDTASGELATERVRQPTPQPATPAAVMETIKELQRRLQWRGAVGCGFPGLVKSGRVQRAPNLDPSWIGYDLAGRLETELNAPSVAIGNDADAAGLAEFEFGAGKGVAGTVLVVTLGTGIGSAVFRDGVLLPDTELGHLEMRGKPAEKRAAASIRTSKGLSWKKWSKRLNDYLVHVEYLLGVDLFILGGGVSKRPERFFPYLKDVGCRVEAARLGNGAGIIGAAMFPSRHPTQP encoded by the coding sequence ATGAGCGAAGCAGACAGGGTCATGGGCATCGACATCGGCGGCACCGGCGTCAAGGCGGCGCTGGTGGATACCGCGAGCGGAGAGCTGGCGACGGAGCGCGTGCGGCAGCCCACGCCGCAACCGGCGACGCCGGCGGCGGTCATGGAGACCATCAAGGAACTGCAGCGGCGACTGCAATGGCGCGGCGCGGTGGGCTGCGGGTTCCCCGGCCTGGTGAAGAGCGGCCGGGTCCAGCGCGCGCCCAACCTCGACCCATCCTGGATCGGCTATGACCTGGCCGGCCGGCTCGAGACCGAGCTGAACGCGCCCAGCGTGGCCATCGGCAACGACGCCGACGCCGCCGGGCTGGCGGAGTTCGAGTTCGGCGCGGGCAAGGGTGTGGCCGGCACCGTGCTCGTGGTCACCCTCGGCACCGGCATCGGCTCCGCCGTCTTCCGCGACGGTGTCCTGCTGCCCGACACGGAGTTGGGCCACCTGGAGATGCGCGGCAAGCCCGCCGAGAAACGAGCGGCGGCGAGCATCCGCACGAGCAAGGGCCTGAGCTGGAAGAAATGGAGCAAGCGGCTCAACGACTACCTGGTCCACGTCGAGTACCTGCTGGGCGTCGATCTGTTCATCCTGGGAGGAGGGGTCAGCAAGCGACCCGAAAGGTTCTTCCCTTACCTCAAGGATGTAGGCTGCCGGGTGGAGGCCGCCCGCCTCGGCAACGGGGCCGGCATCATCGGCGCGGCGATGTTCCCTTCGCGGCATCCAACGCAGCCATAG
- a CDS encoding CHAD domain-containing protein, with translation MKPSAIPEPVEQFFLIPSGAAGRGVLRDLRRTFALSEDGRSSVETQYHDTFDGRLFARARALRFSQGELCLECLDPPGEVARAAFTGPPDFAHELPPGALQDALRPLAGNRALLPLFSLRADVLAWRLTNREQKTVLRVALLDEAVAAGARSERLGCRVAVRQVRGYKKAFREVCEWWAQQGIRPEGRFRFRGALEALDLDPVRTASLSRTPLTAAMPASDAVRAMLHAQYRVARANEEGMRNDTDAEFLHDFRVAVRRARSFLGQLRDVFDPAPAAELRKSLSRLGRSTNALRDLDVYLEHRKEYQALLSDPLAGDLAPLFDHVARSRAAAQREVTAVMRSAAYRDALERWRTCVEEEAGLPPGRRGAEPVAQVVGARVARQCRSVLEQGYAIPDDAAPDALHSLRIECKQLRYLTEILTELSPEVRGVVPRLKKLQDALGRIQDLTVHEARTRDFARALSEAGADAAPPAIEVLVSRMRAERDQECATVRRLFVKFSRSLRETEPPYALLLPWLRPL, from the coding sequence ATGAAGCCATCGGCCATCCCCGAACCCGTCGAACAGTTCTTCCTCATCCCGTCCGGCGCGGCGGGTCGGGGCGTGCTGCGTGACTTGCGCCGGACCTTTGCCCTGAGTGAGGACGGCCGCTCCAGCGTGGAAACGCAATACCATGACACGTTCGACGGGAGGCTCTTTGCCCGCGCCCGCGCGTTGCGGTTTTCCCAAGGGGAACTGTGCCTCGAATGCCTCGACCCGCCCGGGGAAGTGGCCCGCGCCGCCTTCACGGGCCCGCCGGATTTCGCCCACGAGCTTCCTCCGGGTGCGCTGCAAGACGCGCTACGGCCGCTCGCCGGGAATCGCGCGTTGCTACCGCTCTTCTCGCTCCGCGCGGACGTACTTGCTTGGCGTCTGACGAATCGGGAACAGAAGACGGTGTTGCGCGTGGCGCTTCTTGATGAGGCGGTGGCGGCCGGCGCGCGCTCCGAGCGGCTGGGATGCCGTGTGGCGGTCCGCCAGGTACGCGGCTACAAGAAGGCTTTTCGCGAGGTGTGCGAATGGTGGGCGCAACAGGGCATCAGGCCCGAGGGCCGCTTCCGCTTCCGTGGGGCACTCGAGGCGTTGGACCTGGACCCCGTGCGCACGGCGTCCCTGTCGCGGACTCCACTGACCGCCGCCATGCCCGCGAGCGACGCGGTTCGGGCCATGCTGCACGCTCAGTATCGGGTGGCGCGCGCTAACGAGGAGGGCATGCGCAACGATACGGACGCCGAGTTCCTGCACGACTTCCGGGTGGCCGTCCGCCGCGCCCGCTCTTTCCTGGGCCAGCTTCGCGATGTCTTCGATCCCGCGCCCGCGGCCGAGCTGAGGAAAAGCCTGTCGCGGCTGGGCCGGTCCACCAATGCCTTGCGCGACCTGGACGTGTACCTGGAACATCGGAAGGAATACCAGGCTCTGCTCAGCGATCCCCTGGCCGGCGATCTCGCGCCGCTGTTCGATCATGTCGCGCGGTCGCGGGCCGCGGCCCAGCGGGAGGTCACGGCGGTGATGCGCTCGGCCGCTTATCGCGATGCGCTGGAGCGCTGGCGGACGTGCGTCGAGGAGGAGGCAGGACTGCCCCCGGGCCGGCGCGGCGCGGAGCCCGTCGCGCAGGTGGTCGGCGCGCGCGTGGCGCGGCAGTGCCGGAGCGTCCTGGAGCAGGGCTATGCCATCCCGGATGACGCCGCGCCGGACGCGTTGCACTCCCTGCGCATCGAGTGCAAGCAACTCCGCTACCTGACGGAGATCCTCACGGAGCTGTCGCCCGAGGTCCGTGGCGTGGTGCCGCGCCTCAAGAAGCTTCAGGACGCGCTCGGGAGGATACAGGACCTGACCGTTCACGAGGCCCGGACACGGGACTTTGCCCGCGCCCTGTCCGAGGCGGGAGCCGACGCGGCGCCGCCGGCAATCGAGGTGCTGGTGTCGCGCATGCGCGCGGAAAGGGACCAGGAGTGCGCCACGGTGCGAAGACTGTTCGTCAAGTTCAGCCGCAGCCTGCGCGAGACCGAGCCGCCGTACGCCTTGCTGCTGCCCTGGCTGCGGCCGTTGTAG
- a CDS encoding AAA family ATPase: MAGEARQGRVLALYHLKGGVGKTTAAVNLAYLSAASGLKTLICDLDPQSSTTYFFRVKPALKNARKVLLKGGTRVADNIKGTDYEGLDLLPADWSHRHLPSLLGRVKKSRRRLRGVLDPFRGEYDLIILDSPATATVLAECIFVAADMLLVPVVPSTLAARAYANLRLFLRRKDYDEAKVWAFFSMVEARKKLHRATMQAMREQFPQWLPAAIPYNVDVESMGLARAPLPVRSPRGAATRCFRELWEQVAGRMDGGDPETDASARSVPVREIPQ, from the coding sequence ATGGCGGGGGAGGCCAGACAGGGCAGGGTGCTGGCCCTCTACCACTTGAAGGGCGGGGTCGGCAAGACCACCGCCGCGGTCAATCTTGCGTATCTGAGTGCTGCTTCGGGTCTCAAGACCCTGATTTGCGATCTGGATCCGCAAAGTTCGACGACCTACTTCTTCCGCGTCAAGCCGGCGCTCAAGAACGCCCGGAAGGTACTCCTCAAGGGCGGCACGAGAGTGGCTGACAACATCAAGGGAACCGACTACGAAGGTCTGGATCTCTTGCCGGCGGATTGGTCCCACCGCCACCTGCCGTCCTTGCTGGGTCGCGTGAAGAAATCCAGAAGGCGGCTGAGAGGGGTGCTGGATCCGTTCCGTGGCGAGTACGACCTGATCATCCTGGATAGTCCGGCGACCGCGACCGTGTTGGCCGAGTGTATTTTCGTGGCCGCCGACATGCTGCTGGTTCCGGTGGTCCCGTCCACCCTCGCGGCCCGCGCTTACGCGAACCTGCGCCTCTTCCTGCGGCGCAAGGACTACGATGAAGCAAAGGTGTGGGCCTTCTTTTCCATGGTGGAGGCCCGCAAGAAGCTGCACCGCGCCACGATGCAGGCCATGCGGGAACAGTTCCCGCAATGGTTGCCGGCGGCGATCCCCTACAACGTGGACGTCGAGAGCATGGGACTCGCCCGCGCTCCGCTTCCGGTCCGTTCCCCAAGAGGCGCCGCGACCCGGTGTTTCCGCGAATTGTGGGAACAGGTCGCGGGACGCATGGATGGAGGCGACCCGGAAACGGACGCTTCGGCGCGCTCGGTTCCGGTACGCGAAATTCCACAATGA
- a CDS encoding HU family DNA-binding protein, producing MAATKTAAKTARKTAAKTATRMTQAQIVSDLAAKCDLSKTAAKDFLDNLAALAVKEVKKNGVFIVPGIGRLVKDSRKARLGRNPATGETIKIPAKRVVKFRVAKTCKDAIVPPKKPRS from the coding sequence ATGGCAGCGACAAAGACAGCGGCGAAGACCGCCCGAAAGACGGCGGCGAAGACAGCGACGAGGATGACCCAGGCACAGATCGTGTCCGATCTTGCGGCCAAATGCGATCTCAGCAAGACGGCGGCCAAGGACTTTCTGGACAACCTGGCAGCGCTCGCGGTCAAGGAGGTCAAGAAGAACGGGGTTTTCATCGTTCCGGGCATCGGCCGTCTCGTGAAGGACAGCCGCAAGGCTCGCTTGGGACGCAATCCCGCCACCGGCGAGACGATCAAGATTCCCGCCAAGCGGGTAGTCAAGTTTCGTGTCGCCAAGACCTGCAAGGACGCCATCGTACCGCCGAAAAAACCGCGGAGCTGA
- a CDS encoding glycosyltransferase, with the protein MTFLDDTTETFEHPLSGPLGGSARDDIVAGLEEQRPEGSFDLSDYEAVIGGERMDEIKRLAEPLTGRTWVNVNSASVGGGVAEMLRSAVPFAQALGLSARWCTIRGNDAFFQVTKKFHNLLQGADGPITLDEIFGAYLDTIEENARDAFIAADLTVLHDPQPAAMIMNAPILGKALWRCHIDTSIPNKAVWRFLLPYINQYDGAIFTTREFVGPGLKVPVYEIMPCIDPLAPKNRQYTRSEALDILQPLFTADDVDPERPIFAAISRCDRHKNQGTILKAFSRLVEERPRGPKPYLLFIGNTATDDPEGEAVLNELRQQAGDSADVRFWVNVEDNDRVVGALMRIARGFVHVSTREGFGLVVAEALWQGAPVIGSRVGGIQRQIIDGVTGHLVEPLDADAIAARMAAVLDDEDAAAALGREGREHVRRNFLLPELVKRYLILMRYYLGRTADVPPFTYREVGNGADTRACSSA; encoded by the coding sequence TTGACGTTTTTGGACGACACCACCGAAACTTTCGAGCATCCTCTGTCCGGGCCGCTGGGCGGAAGCGCGCGCGACGACATCGTCGCGGGGCTTGAAGAGCAGCGGCCGGAAGGCTCCTTCGACCTGTCCGACTACGAGGCGGTGATCGGCGGGGAGCGCATGGACGAGATCAAACGGCTGGCGGAGCCGTTGACGGGACGCACCTGGGTCAACGTCAACTCCGCCTCCGTGGGCGGCGGCGTCGCCGAGATGCTGCGCAGCGCCGTTCCCTTCGCTCAGGCGCTGGGGCTGAGTGCTCGCTGGTGCACCATCCGCGGCAATGACGCATTCTTCCAGGTCACCAAGAAGTTCCACAACCTGCTCCAGGGGGCGGACGGACCGATTACCCTGGATGAGATTTTCGGGGCCTACCTCGATACCATCGAGGAGAACGCCCGCGATGCGTTCATCGCCGCGGACCTCACCGTCCTGCACGACCCGCAGCCGGCGGCCATGATCATGAACGCGCCGATTCTGGGCAAGGCACTATGGCGCTGCCACATCGACACCTCGATCCCCAACAAGGCGGTGTGGCGCTTTCTCCTGCCGTATATCAATCAGTACGACGGCGCCATTTTCACCACGCGCGAGTTCGTGGGGCCGGGGCTCAAGGTCCCCGTGTACGAGATCATGCCTTGCATCGACCCACTGGCGCCGAAGAACCGGCAGTACACCCGGTCCGAGGCGCTGGACATCCTCCAGCCGCTGTTCACGGCCGACGACGTGGACCCCGAAAGGCCCATCTTCGCGGCAATCTCCCGCTGCGACCGCCACAAGAACCAGGGGACCATACTGAAGGCGTTCTCGCGGCTGGTCGAGGAACGGCCGCGCGGCCCGAAACCCTACCTGCTCTTCATCGGCAACACCGCCACCGACGACCCGGAAGGAGAAGCGGTGCTGAACGAGTTGCGGCAGCAGGCCGGAGACAGCGCGGACGTCCGGTTCTGGGTCAACGTGGAGGACAACGACCGGGTCGTGGGCGCCCTGATGCGCATCGCCCGGGGGTTCGTGCACGTTTCGACCCGCGAGGGCTTCGGGCTGGTGGTGGCGGAGGCCCTGTGGCAGGGTGCGCCGGTCATCGGCTCTCGCGTGGGCGGCATCCAGCGCCAAATCATCGACGGGGTCACGGGCCATCTCGTGGAGCCCCTCGATGCCGACGCCATCGCCGCGCGCATGGCGGCGGTGTTGGACGACGAAGACGCCGCGGCGGCTCTGGGACGGGAGGGGCGGGAGCATGTGCGGAGGAACTTCCTCCTTCCGGAGCTGGTGAAGCGTTACCTGATCCTCATGAGATACTACCTGGGCCGCACCGCGGACGTTCCGCCGTTCACGTATCGTGAAGTCGGCAACGGTGCGGACACGCGTGCGTGTTCTTCCGCGTGA
- a CDS encoding DUF502 domain-containing protein, whose amino-acid sequence MITGVLILIPLFVTYLLIAFLFNLLSNSGTPILRWALSVFGMDSLHWLTPLIPFINLLIVLGLIFLVGVFGTNIVGRRILAAVNQLVMRLPLVSTIYGAVKQLVETLHGPRRTFQRVVLLEYPRKGTWMMGLVATPRPDTFNLSSADTLLAVFIPTTPNPTSGFLVLVPENEVIDTDYNIEEAFKFIVSSGIVGRDFGSPGQGDLPREVPLAAASDKS is encoded by the coding sequence ATGATCACGGGGGTGCTGATCCTGATCCCCCTCTTCGTGACGTACCTGCTGATCGCGTTCCTGTTCAATCTGCTGAGCAACTCGGGCACGCCGATCCTCAGATGGGCCCTGTCGGTATTCGGCATGGATAGCCTTCACTGGCTGACACCGCTGATCCCGTTCATCAACCTGCTCATCGTCCTGGGGCTGATCTTCCTCGTCGGGGTGTTCGGCACCAACATCGTCGGCCGCCGCATCCTGGCCGCGGTCAACCAACTGGTCATGCGCCTGCCGCTGGTCAGCACCATCTACGGTGCCGTGAAACAGTTGGTGGAGACGCTCCACGGCCCCCGGCGGACCTTCCAGCGCGTGGTGCTGCTCGAGTACCCCAGAAAGGGGACCTGGATGATGGGGCTCGTGGCCACGCCCCGGCCCGACACGTTCAACCTCTCCTCCGCGGACACCCTGCTGGCCGTCTTCATCCCCACCACGCCGAACCCGACCTCCGGCTTCCTGGTGCTGGTGCCCGAGAACGAAGTCATCGACACCGACTACAATATCGAGGAGGCGTTCAAGTTCATCGTCTCCTCGGGCATCGTGGGCCGGGACTTCGGCTCCCCTGGACAGGGGGACCTGCCTAGGGAGGTTCCACTGGCAGCGGCCTCGGACAAGTCGTAG
- a CDS encoding dynamin family protein yields MAVPAELEARLRSLENHLRAENPVLLGAVQSFRRLDGIARGLGLLGEKESYATRIPWWPLVAVLGTFSSGKSTFINDFLDRRVQVTGNQAVDDRFSVLCFGTEPDVRVLPGVALDADPRFPFYKMSRAIEEISPGEGSRIDAYLQLKTCPGEVLRGRILIDSPGFDADQQRTATLRITDRIIDLADLVLVFFDARHPEPGAMQDTLQHLVGETIHRTDSSKFLYILNQMDHTARENNPEDIVGSWQRALSQKGLTAGRFYCIYSPSAAVVIEDDGLRGRFEGKRDADLAEIHGRVRQVGVDRCYRIMGVLEHTARDIELRLVPRLQEMITDWRRQVRRWDGIAFAVLLAVVLGWAVWKGEWSAYWAVLSGASAWIYGVLAVAALVAGYVHHTVRRLAARRVLRTLRRLLGADRDTEVLDALTAAFNGNMRLWRNVFSARPAGWNDATRQELSQVIAEANGYVQTLNDQFTNPGGQTAAVPAVSPPDPPAEASG; encoded by the coding sequence ATGGCGGTACCCGCTGAACTGGAAGCACGGCTGCGAAGCCTGGAGAATCACCTGCGCGCGGAGAACCCCGTGTTGCTGGGCGCGGTGCAGAGCTTTCGCCGGCTCGACGGCATCGCCCGCGGGTTGGGATTGCTGGGCGAGAAGGAGTCCTACGCCACGCGCATCCCGTGGTGGCCGCTGGTGGCGGTGTTGGGCACCTTTTCGTCCGGAAAGTCCACCTTCATCAACGACTTTCTCGATCGACGGGTGCAGGTGACGGGCAACCAGGCGGTGGACGATCGTTTCTCGGTGCTGTGTTTCGGCACCGAACCGGACGTACGGGTGCTTCCCGGAGTGGCGCTGGACGCCGACCCGCGCTTCCCGTTCTACAAGATGAGCCGGGCCATCGAGGAGATCAGCCCGGGGGAGGGCAGCCGCATCGACGCCTACCTCCAGCTCAAGACCTGTCCCGGCGAGGTGTTGCGCGGCAGGATCCTCATCGACTCGCCGGGCTTCGACGCGGACCAGCAGCGCACCGCCACCTTGCGCATCACGGACCGCATCATCGATCTGGCGGACCTGGTGCTGGTGTTCTTCGACGCGCGCCATCCGGAGCCCGGCGCCATGCAGGACACCTTGCAGCACCTGGTGGGTGAGACCATTCACCGGACGGATTCGAGCAAGTTCCTGTACATCCTCAACCAGATGGACCATACGGCACGCGAGAACAACCCCGAGGACATCGTCGGGTCGTGGCAGCGGGCGCTGTCGCAGAAGGGGCTCACCGCGGGGCGGTTCTACTGCATCTACAGTCCCAGCGCCGCCGTCGTCATCGAGGATGACGGTCTGCGCGGGCGTTTCGAGGGGAAGCGGGACGCGGATCTCGCGGAGATACACGGACGCGTGCGCCAGGTGGGAGTGGACCGCTGCTACCGCATCATGGGCGTCCTCGAGCACACCGCGCGCGACATCGAGTTGCGCCTGGTGCCGAGGCTCCAGGAGATGATCACCGACTGGCGCCGCCAGGTCCGGCGCTGGGACGGCATCGCCTTCGCCGTGCTCTTGGCCGTGGTGCTGGGGTGGGCGGTCTGGAAAGGCGAATGGAGTGCGTACTGGGCGGTGCTCTCAGGGGCGTCGGCGTGGATCTACGGGGTCCTGGCGGTGGCGGCCCTGGTCGCCGGCTATGTCCACCATACCGTCCGGCGATTGGCCGCCCGGCGGGTATTGCGAACGCTCCGGCGCTTGCTGGGCGCCGACCGCGATACCGAGGTGCTCGACGCCCTCACCGCGGCATTCAACGGGAACATGCGCCTCTGGCGCAACGTGTTCTCCGCGCGTCCGGCCGGCTGGAATGACGCCACCCGGCAGGAACTCTCCCAAGTGATCGCCGAAGCCAACGGCTACGTGCAGACCCTCAACGACCAGTTCACCAACCCCGGCGGCCAGACCGCAGCCGTACCGGCGGTGTCCCCGCCGGACCCGCCCGCGGAGGCGTCCGGATAA